One stretch of Caloenas nicobarica isolate bCalNic1 chromosome 2, bCalNic1.hap1, whole genome shotgun sequence DNA includes these proteins:
- the GBX1 gene encoding homeobox protein GBX-1 has product MQRPSGQGTAFSIDSLIGTPPPRSGHLLYTGYPMFMPYRPLVLPQALSHAPLQSGLPPLAPLASFAGRLTNTFCASLGQAVPSMVALTTALPSFSEPPDGFYPPQELPPPRATPDAGCRRGAEGLEAEELPPGRDKGPPEPPLHFPDPFPGLADGKAYSSDEEKLEVKSAATPCSEREEESSAGDSEEEPFLDGTAAAALGAKAKGKGGPAAEQAPPGSGAGKSRRRRTAFTSEQLLELEKEFHCKKYLSLTERSQIAHALKLSEVQVKIWFQNRRAKWKRIKAGNVSNRSGEPVRNPKIVVPIPVHVNRFAVRSQHQQIEQGARP; this is encoded by the exons ATGCAGAGACCCAGCGGCCAGGGGACCGCCTTCTCCATCGACTCGCTCATCGGGACTCCGCCGCCGCGCTCCGGGCACCTGCTCTACACCGGGTACCCCATGTTCATGCCGTACCGGCCGCTGGTGCTGCCGCAGGCGCTGTCCCACGCGCCGCTGCAGTCGGGGCTGCCGCCGCTGGCCCCGCTCGCCTCCTTCGCCGGCCGCCTCACCAACACCTTCTGcgccagcctgggccaggccGTGCCCTCCATGGTGGCCCTCACCACGGCCCTGCCCAGCTTCTCCGAGCCCCCCGACGGCTTCTACCCGccgcaggagctgcccccacCGCGCGCCACCCCCGACGCCGGCTGCCGGCGGGGCGCCGAGGGCCTCGAGGCGGAGGAGCTGCCCCCGGGGCGCGACAAGGGGCCGCCCGAGCCGCCGCTGCACTTTCCGGACCCCTTCCCCGGCCTGGCAG ATGGGAAGGCGTACAGCTCGGACGaggagaagctggaggtgaAGTCGGCGGCGACGCCGTGCAGCGAGCGGGAGGAGGAGAGTTCGGCGGGGGACAGCGAGGAGGAGCCTTTCCTGGACGGGACGGCCGCGGCCGCGCTGGGCGCCAAGGCCAAGGGCAagggcggccccgcggccgaGCAGGCCCCGCCGGGCTCGGGCGCGGGCAAGAGCCGGCGGCGGCGCACGGCCTTCACCAgcgagcagctgctggagctggagaaggaatTCCACTGCAAGAAGTACCTGAGCCTGACGGAGCGCTCGCAGATCGCGCACGCCCTGAAGCTGAGCGAGGTGCAGGTGAAGATCTGGTTCCAGAACCGCCGCGCCAAGTGGAAACGCATCAAGGCGGGCAACGTGAGCAACCGCTCGGGCGAGCCCGTCCGCAACCCCAAGATCGTGGTGCCCATCCCGGTGCACGTCAATCGTTTCGCCGTGCgcagccagcaccagcagaTCGAGCAGGGCGCCCGGCCCTGA